In a genomic window of Rhinoraja longicauda isolate Sanriku21f chromosome 23, sRhiLon1.1, whole genome shotgun sequence:
- the slc35b4 gene encoding UDP-xylose and UDP-N-acetylglucosamine transporter, producing the protein MHPAFAIGLVFLGCSSNVVFLELLVRDFPGCGNIVTFGQFVFIALEGLIFQAHFLTKPRAIPLRNYYVMVTMFFLVSVVNNYALNFNIPMPLHMIFRSGSLIANMVLGIIILKKRYPVAKYISIVLISLGIFICMFMSAKQMSSHTSVSDDGSYSAFNQWLIGVAMLTFALFMSARMGIFQETLYKQYGKHSKEALFYNHFLPLPAFLLFTSDIYNHGILFSQSKAIELVPLGVTMPIMWFYLTMNVLTQYVCIRGVFILTTECTSLTVTLVVTLRKFISLIFSIVYFKNPFTFWHWVGTSVVFVGTLTYAEVWKTLKQLVYRKRKEQ; encoded by the exons ATGCACCCAGCCTTCGCCATCGGCCTGGTGTTCCTGGGTTGCAGCAGCAACGTTGTGTTCCTGGAGCTGCTGGTGAG GGATTTCCCAGGATGTGGGAACATTGTGACATTTGGACAGTTCGTGTTTATAGCATTGGAAGGCTTAATCTTTCAAGCTCACTTTCTCACGAAGCCCCGGGCAATTCCTTTAAG GAACTATTACGTTATGGTGACCATGTTTTTCCTCGTGAGTGTTGTTAATAATTATGCCCTCAACTTCAATATTCCAATGCCTTTGCACATGATCTTCAGATCG GGCTCTCTGATAGCCAACATGGTTCTGGGAATCATCATATTAAAGAAAAG ATACCCGGTTGCAAAGTATATTTCAATCGTTCTGATTTCACTGGGGATATTTATCTGTATGTTTATGTCTGCAAAACAAATG TCTTCACATACAAGTGTGTCTGACGATGGCAGCTATTCTGCATTTAATCAGTGGTTGATAG GTGTCGCTATGCTAACCTTTGCACTTTTCATGTCGGCCAGAATGGGCATCTTTCAAGAGACGTTATACAAGCAATATGGGAAGCACTCCAAGGAGGCACTGTTTTACAAC CATTTCCTTCCATTACCTGCCTTCCTCTTGTTTACCTCAGACATCTACAATCATGGAATCCTCTTCAGCCAGTCTA AAGCAATTGAACTTGTGCCCCTAGGAGTGACCATGCCAATTATGTGGTTTTACCTCACAATGAATGTTCTAACTCA ATATGTTTGCATCCGAGGTGTTTTTATTCTCACAACAGAGTGCACATCTCTAACAGTCACACTTGTTGTGACACTTCGCAAATTTATCAGTCTGATTTTCTCCATTGTTTACTTCAAGAACCCCTTTACCTTCTGGCATTGGGTTGGGACATCAGTGGTCTTTGTTGGAACGCTCACCTATGCTGAAGTTTGGAAAACCTTGAAGCAGCTCGTGTACAGAAAGAGAAAGGAGCAGTAG
- the LOC144604755 gene encoding uncharacterized protein LOC144604755, translating to MFESRKTLTKFTRQEVKDLLRMAENLIERQFFEDHCSELTAIPFIWSVETEGPHYSLDMKMSHLKKLTFNFDFESKAQRILRFNISLNELEEMPCDSLSPFVNLLELNVSLNFLNSVSWLRGLPQLMVLNLSHNIIESLQGLECCKMLTALDLSHNQIGSIANLPILNSLTKLHLSGNKVTPQ from the exons atgtttgagagccgcaagacattaACAAAATTTACAC GGCAAGAAGTTAAAGACTTGTTGAGGATGGCTGAAAATTTGATTGAGAGGCAATTTTTTGAAGACCATTGCTCAGAATTGACAGCAATTCCTTTCATCTGGAGTGTGGAAACGGAAGGACCACATTACAGTCTTGACATGAAAATGTCCCATCTGAAAAAGCTAACATTTAATTTTGACTTTGAATCAAAAGCACAAAG GATTCTAAGATTCAACATCTCGTTAAACGAGTTGGAAGAGATGCCGTGTGACAGCCTGTCTCCATTTGTGAATCTGCTTGAGTTGAATGTGTCTCTCAATTTCCTGAATAG CGTCTCATGGCTCAGGGGCTTACCTCAGTTGATGGTTTTGAATCTGTCGCACAACATTATTGAATCTCTCCAAGGGTTAGAATGCTGTAAGATGTTGACAGCTCTGGACCTTTCGCACAACCAGATCGGGAGCATTGCAAACCTACCTATTCTCAACAGCCTCACTAAGTTGCATCTCAGTGGGAACAAGGTAACTCCTCAGTGA